The window TTTCAGACTCAAATTCAAGCTGATTTTTCAGCCCGAAAAGCACCTGACGTTTTCTATATGGACTCGTCTCTTTATCCTTGGTTTATCAGCCAAGGGGTTCTGGCCAAGTTACCAAAGAAACAGATGCAATCAACAAAGTTTTATAAAAATTTGATCGATGCTTTTACAAGTAAAGGAAAACTATATGGCGTGCCAAAAGATAATTCAACTTTGGGTTTGCTGGTTAACAAGGATATGTTTAAAAAAGTCGGCGTTGATCCAAAAACAATTCCAACGTCATACAGTGGCTTAATCAAGTGGCTTCCGGGATTTCAAGCCAAACTTAACAAGGCTTATGGCAAAGGAAAAGTTACGGCAATGACTTATGACCAGGATATGGCTAGAAATTTGGCAATCATGATTGCAGATGGCGGTAAACCAATTAAAAAGAATGGCAAAGCTAATTTGGCGTCGGCCAAAGTTGTTAAAAATCTTGATCTTTATAAAAAACTTGTCAATACCGGAGCTGTTGCGACGGCAAAAGATTTAGGATCAGGAGACAACGGAACAGCTTTCGGAACCGGCAAAGTGGCTATGACCGAGGAGGGCAATTGGACTTATCAGGTACAAAAGAAGCAGTATAAGACAAATTTTGAAGTTTTGCCAATGCCTACCTATCAAGGTAAACAGCGCGGCATGATTTTCACAGTTGGTTGGGGAGAAAATGCTGAATCGACAAACAAGAAACTGGATAATGCTTGGATCGCTTATGTAACAAGTAAAAAAGAGATGTCTATTTGGGCTAAGACCGTTGGCGTTATGCCGAGCCGTCCTGATGTTGCTAAAGCGATTAAATTGACCAAGGATTCTAATCTGGATACTTGGCTGAAGGCTACTAAGTATTCAACTGTTTGGCAGGAAGGCAATACATTAACGACAATTAATACTTCTTACCAGAACTTTATCAGTGATGCTATGAACGGGAAAATGACAATCAAACAAGCAATGATAAAAGCCGACAAACAGGCGAATGCGGCAATCTCTAATTCAAAATGAAATAATTTCCATTAAAAAATCGCAGAAGTGGATTTAGTAATAGTTTTTTGAAGAGTTTTTTTGCTAAAAACATTTTTAGAAAGGGACGAAATGGCTTCCAACGTAGGATATCGTAAACAGCCAAAAGCAGGAAAAAAACGTCGCAATCGGGAGACTCGACAGGCTTATTTATTTCTGACGCCGGCCCTAATTATTATCATAATGTTTTTTGTTGCTGCAATTGCTTTTGCTTTGTTCATGTCTTTTAACAAAGTTAATATGTTTTCCCAACAGTTTAAATTCATCGGTTTTAAGAATTATTTAAATGCTTTTTCAGACAAGGTTGCTTTAAAGGCTTTATCAAATACGGCTTTATTCAGTTTTATCGTTGTTCCTTTGCAAACTCTTATTGCGTTGGTTATTGCCTATGGCTTAAGCTCACGCGCTGTCAAATTTAAAAAGACTTTTCGGTTGATTTATTTTCTGCCAACTTTGACGTCAAGCGCTGCTTTGACATTGATTTTTATGTTTATTTTCAATATTGCCGGACCATTGAATAATTTCTTTATGTCGATTGATCTTTATAGCAAACCGATTAATTTTCTGCAGAATCCGGCTTATTCTCTGAAGGTCATTATGGTGATGAATATTTGGTCGACGGTTCCGACTTACATGACTATTTATCTTGCTTCTTTGGTTGATTTGCCAGAATCTTTTTATGAAGCAGCCGAAATGGATGGTGCGACTTCGTGGGATAAACTACGTTATATAACTGTCCCTTATTTGCGGCCGATTACAACCTATGTTCTCTTGACAGGAATTATTGGAACTTTCCAGATGTTCGATCAGGCTTTTATTTTTTCAAATGGTTCTGGTGGACCAAATAATTCGACTTTAACACTTGCTTTAATGATTTATAACTATGCTTTTGGTTCCTTAAATACAATGGGTTACGCCTGTGCCCTGGCAATTTTATTGACAATTATTATTTTTGTAGTCAGTCGATTGGCAGAAAAAATTAATGGAGGAAACGGGTTGCAGTAGGGAGGCGGTCAGCATGAGAGAAAAATCCAAAATTTTAAAAACAATTTTGTATATTGTTTTAATCCTGTATGCGGTTATCACTTTTTATCCTTTTCTTTGGGCACTGGCGGCCTCCTTTAAACCGCTAAAAGAAATTGTTTCCGGTGATCCGAGTATTATTCCAAAGCATGCTACTTTGGCAAGTTACGAATATATTTTTGGTGCTTCGTCTTTGTTTACCCGCTGGTTTATTAATTCCGTGATTGTTTCTACGGTTGGAACCGTAATCAACATTTTTTTAAATACGATGGCCGGTTATGCGCTTGCCAGACTGGACTTTCCTGGACGCCAGCGAATTTATTACGCTTTTTTGGCCTTTATGATGGTTCCGGTGCAGGTCTTGTTGATTCCCAATTTTTTGATTTTATCAAAAATGGGGTTGCTTGATACATTGACTTCCCTAGTCCTGCCGGCTGCAATCAACATTGGAAACATTTTTATGATGCGCCAGTTCTTCTTGAGCTTTCCAAAGGATATCGAAGAAGCTGCTGAAGTTGACGGCCTTGGCCGCTTTGCTACGTTCTTTAGGATTGTGATGCCTTTGGCTCGCCCTTCGATTGCTACGCAGGCCGTCTTTACTTTTATGGGTTTTTGGAACAATTTCATGGCGCCGATGCTTTATATTTCAACACCATCAAAATATACTTTAACGCTTGGCTTGCAGACTTTCGTTAGCCAACAATCCGGCATTCGTTGGGACCATTCGATGGCAGCCAGTATTATTTCGATACTGCCGATTATCGTGCTTTACATTATTTTCAACGGTTATTTTCTGCAGGGCGTTAGAATGGATGGAGAAAAATAGACGGCCACTTTTGTTTTAATTGGTTAAAGTCCTTTTAATAATATTGATTATTTTCTTAAAAAGAGGTATTTGTGTATGGAAACACAAAGTTATAGTAAACTGTTGAATACTGATGAATAAAAAAATCACGATTAAAAACGTGGCGCAAGCAGCAAATGTTTCCGTGGCGACGGTTTCCCATGTTCTTAACAATTATCCCGATATTAGTGAAAAAACAAAAAGAAAAGTTAACCAAGTCGTTGAACGTTTGGGCTATTTGCCTAATATCGCTGCCAGATCTTTGGCCTATAAAAAACAAAAAACAATTGCTCTGATTCTTAATGAAATTGATATTTCCAAAAAAGTTTCTTTACCTGCCGAAGTATCATTGGGAGTTTTTGATTTTTGTGACGAGATTGCTGCCCAGTATGTTTTTTATGCAACAACTTTAAAAGAGCAGAAAGAAAAAAGTTTCAAACAATTCTGTCAGGAGCACAACATTACAGGAGCAGTTGTCCAGGGATTGAAAATAACCGATCCTTATTATGAAGAAATTCAGTCGACTGATTTTCCAACTGTTTTGATTGATTTGGAAAATAATAATCCGAAAATTGGATCGATTGGAATTGATAACCGTGCAGCCGGAATGGAAATTACTGATTTTTTAATTGATAATGGTCATCGACAAATCGGCATGATTAACGGGTCAAAATATGCCAGCGTTTCTTTACAGCGCCAACTTGGCTATCAGGATGCTCTAACTAAACACAGTATTGCTATTAATAAAGAGCTTGTTGAGTTTGCTGATTTTAGCGAATCACTAGCTTATGAAAAAACAAAACGGCTTTTGTCATTGCATCCTGAGATTACGGCAATTTTTTCTGCCAGTGATTTGATGGCGCTTGGCGTGATTAAAGCAGCTAAAGAATTGGGTCGTGTTTTGCCAAAGGATTTATCGGTTTTTGCTTTTGACAATATTGCAGTTTCTGAATTCTTGTTTCCAAGTCTTTCGACAGTCGAGCAGAACATGCGCGGAGTTGCTTACCAAGCAGCCAAATTATTAGATGATATTATTGATAATAATCACGATCATTCTTGGAATGTAAAATCTGATTATGAATTAGTAATCAGAGAATCGGTTATTCATAGATTTAAAACAATTAGTTAATTTAAAAAAATTATTTAGGATCTCAACGTTATTTTTTGAGGTCCTTTTATATATTATTTAATTAGATTACGTATCTCATTTTCAGTTTTATATCTTTACTGATACTTTTGGTAGATAAATTAAGGGATAAATAATTCTTAAAATGTTTGCAAGTTATTAATTTTCTTTTAGAATAGAGGAATGGCACAGACACGTAAACAAGAAATTCGTAAACAGATACGCAGAGCGCAAAACAAACCAACTCCCGAAGAAATTCTCGCACAGCGTTCGCTTATTGCCCGTCGGCGAGTTGCCGACACAAGCGCAAAATCAAAAAAGAAAAGTCGTTTTGATTATATAACAATTACAATGGCAATTTTAATGGCAACTATTACCGTTTTTGGAATCGTAATCGGATTGTTGACCGTCTTCTAATTTTGTGTATAATTCTTAATGATGCTAGCGCATTGCAAACAAACAATTAATATCAATTCGTTTCGGAAAACAACTTCTAAGTCTTCGTTGATTTAGGAGTTGTTTTTTTATGCACGAAAAAAGGAGAATAAAATGGCAAATGTTTTTGTGAACATTAACGACTTATCAAATCAGGAGTTGTTAACAATGATTCACCAAGCTTTATTATTTAAAAGCGGTCAATTTCTACCCGTGATAAATCAGCAGGTAGTCGCCAATCTCTTTTTTGAGAATTCGACTAGAACGGCAACCAGCTTTCAAATGGCAGAAATGAAATTGGGTTATCAACGAATTGTGATTGACCCAAATAAGTCTTCGGCAACGAAAGGTGAAAGTCTTGAGGATACTTTGAAAACACTCAAAGCAATCGGGGTTGATACGGTTGTTATTAGGCACAGCCTTCGTGATTGGTACCAGCCCTTTTATGAAATGGCTGGGAAAGAAATTCCTAAATTAATTAATGCAGGGGATGGCAATGGTCAACATCCTTCACAAAGTTTGTTGGACTTAATGACAATTATTGAGCATTTTGAGAATTTTGCTGGTTTGAGAGTTCGCATTGTTGGTGATATATACCATTCGCGTGTCGCTCGATCAAATGCAGAAATATTAAATCGTTTGGGTGTCGAAGTGACTTTTTCCGGTCCAAAAGAATGGCAGGATCAATCACTTGAGCAATTTGGTTCTTTTGTTGATTTTGATGAGGACCTTAAAAAGCAGGATGTAATTATGTTGTTAAGAGTTCAACATGAACGCTTGACGGACAAAGAGAATGATAATTTTACAATTGATAAATATCACGAAAGATACGGCTTAACAAAAGATCGTTATCAAAAATTGAAGAGCAACGCGATTATCATGCACCCGGCACCGGTTAACCGGGGTGTTGAGATTGATAGTGATTTGGTTGAAGCGGATAAATCTCGTATTTTTCAGCAGATGAAGAACGGTGTTTATGCTCGAATGGCAATTTTGAATTCGTTAACCATTCCGTCCTTGATGAGTGGGGTTCGTAAATGAATTCAACTTTGATTAAGAATGCTCAAATTCTGGTTGGCGAAAACAGTCTTATAAAGCGTGATCTTTTAATTGAAAAAGGAAAGATTTCTGCAGTTGCCGACAAACTTTCCAACAAAGCGGACTTTATCGTCGATGCAAAAGATGCTTTGCTGCTGCCAGGATTAATCGACGTTCATGTTCATTTCAGGGAACCGGGTTCTCCAGAAAAAGAAACGATTGCCAGCGGATCCCGAGCAGCAGCGCGTGGTGGTTTTACGACGGTCTTTGCAATGCCGAATCTAAATCCGGTTGTTGACAACGTCGAGGTTTTTAAACAGGTTCAAGCTCTTAACCAACGAGACGGAATCATCAAAATTAAACAATATGCAGCGATTTCTGCTGGCCTGGCGGCTGATAAAATCGACAATATTTCTGCTTTGGCAGCGGTCGGAGCAATTGCTTTTACCAACGACGGCAAAGGTGTTCAGAACGCCGATACCATGTATCAAGCAATGCGGGCCACGCTGACGGCAGGCAAGATTCTTGTGGCACATGTCGAGGATAATTCTTTAATACATGGCGGAGTAATCAATGCTGGCTTGACAGCCGAGGCTTTGGGCTTTCCGGGTGCAACGAAATTAAGCGAAACTTCTCAACTGGCGCGCGATTTAATGATTGCTAAAACGACTGGAGCTCATTACCATGTGGCTCATGTATCAGCGGCTGAAAGTGTCGAACTTATCAGAATTGCTAAAGAACATCAGATCAATGTCACTGCCGAAGTTTCACCACACCATTTATTGTTGGACGACAGTATGATTACAAACGACAATTCCTTGATGAAAATGAATCCTCCACTTCGTTCTCCTCGTGATCGAGCGGCTTTACTAGCCGGTTTATTGGATGGCACGATCGATATCGTTGCAACTGATCATGCTCCGCATACTAAAGAAGAAAAAGCACAAAGTATCTTAACAGCTCCAAACGGTGTTACCGGAATCGAAACGAGTTTTCAACTTTTATATACCCATTTGGTTAAACCGGGCATTATGAGTTTGCGTCAATTGTTAAAGGCCATGAATCGACGACCGGCAGATATTTTTTCTTTAAAAGATGTTGCCAGAGAAATATCCGTCGGAGAAGTTGCTGATTTGGCTTTGTTTGATATTCAGCATCTTCATGAAATCAAGGCCGACGAATTCGCTTCAAAGGCCAGTAACAGTCCTTTTATTGGCCGGAAAGTTTATGGGCAAACAGAAAGAACCTGGGTTAACGGACAACAAGTTTATGTAAAAGGGGATGAAAAATAATGGTCAAACGCTACCTTCTTTTGGAGAACGGTTCGGTATATTCCGGCCAGGGCTTTGGTTCCCTTCAAGCAGTCAAAGGGGAACTGGTCTTTAATACGGGGATGACCGGTTATCAAGAAACAATTACCGATCCTTCCTATCATGGTCAGATAATTGTCTTTACCTATCCTTTAATTGGTAATTACGGAATTAATCGTGATGATTTTGAAAGCCTCAATCCGGCGGCCTCGGCGATTGTACTTCATGAGCTAGCCCGGCATCCCAGCAACTGGCGAATGGATATGTCTTTAGAACAATGGGCTAAAGAGGTCGGCCTGCCGATTATCAGCGGAATCGATACACGGGCTTTAACCAAAGAAATCAGAGAGTTTGGTGTTATGAAGGCCTGCCTTATCGATCAAATAAACGGGACTAGTTTAAAAGAATTACAAACCAGCCGTTTTTCTGATCAGCAGGTTAAAGAGGTGGCCAGCCGGACTGCCTACCAGGATCCTTCCGATGGACCGACGATCGCCGTGATCGATTTCGGTCTGAAGAATTCTATTCTGTTTTCTTTGGCAAAACGGCATTGCAATGTGATTGTCTTTCCTCCCGATACATCGGCCAAAAAGGTTTTAGCCGCCAACATCGACGGTGTCCTGCTGTCCAACGGACCGGGCAATCCCAATTCGGCAGCTTACGCGCTTCCGTTGATCAGAAGCCTGCAAAAAGCAAAGCCTATGTTTGGAATTTGTTTGGGCCACCAGCTTTTTGCCCTAGCTAACGGAGCTTTAACTTATAAGATGAAATTCGGTCACCGCGGTTTTAATCATGCGGTTAGATCGCTTGATTCCAAGCGTTTGGATTTTACGGCCCAAAACCACGGTTATGCCGTTGATGAAAAGTCCCTGGCGAATACCGATCTATTGGTTACTCATAGAGAGGTCAACGATCAAACCGTCGAAGGCCTGAAGTCGAGTAGGTATCCGGCCTTTTCGGTTCAGTTTCATCCGGATGCGGCTCCCGGTCCCCATGATACGGACTACCTTTATGACGATTTTATTCAATTGGTTAATGAAAACAAGAGGGGGCAGAATGCCAAAAAGAGCTGATATTAAAAAAATACTCGTGATCGGTTCCGGGCCGATCGTTATCGGGCAGGCCGCCGAGTTTGATTATTCAGGAACCCAGGCCAGCCTGTCTTTAAGAGAAGAGGGCTATTCGGTAATTCTCGTCAACTCTAATCCGGCGACGATCATGACCGATACGGAGATTGCCGATCAGGTCTATATCGAACCGTTGACACTGCCCTTTATCAAGCGGATTATCCGTAAGGAACGTCCACAGGCCTTGTTAGCGACAATCGGCGGTCAGACGGCTTTGAACCTGGCTAAAGAATTGGCCGAGGATGGGATCTTAGAAGAACTGAAAATCGAGTTGTTGGGAACCAAACTAAACGCGATCGAAGCAGCCGAAGACCGGGAAAAGTTTAAACAGCTGATGGAAACTTTAAAAGAGCCGGTTCCCGAATCCAGGATTGCCAGGACGCTTGAACAGGCGGTGCATTTTGCCGATCAAATTGGTTACCCGATAATCGTTCGGCCGGCCTATACCTTAGGCGGCACGGGCGGCGGGATTGTTGAAAATCAAGAACAATTAACACAAGTTGCCAAAAACGGTTTGGAACTCTCGCCGGTTACCCAGGTTCTAATTGAAGAGTCGATTGCCGGTTATAAAGAAATCGAATTTGAAGTCATGCGCGATACTAACGACAACGCCCTGATCGTCGCTTCAATGGAAAACTTCGATCCGGTCGGTATCCATACCGGGGACTCGATTGTTGTCTCTCCGGTTCAGACCCTCTCTGATCGGGAGTATCAAATGCTTAGAGACGCCGCTTTGAAAATTATTCGTGCCTTAAAAATTGAAGGCGGCGTCAATATCCAGCTTGCCCTGGATCCTGATAGTTTTCGTTATTACGTTATCGAAGTCAACCCGCGGGTTTCCAGGTCTTCGGCTCTGGCCAGCAAGGCGACCGGATACCCGATCGCGAAAATGGCCGCCAAGATCGCCGTTGGCCTGACTCTAGACGAGATTGTCAATCCCGTTACCGGGACAACAAAGGCTGAGTTCGAACCGACATTGGACTACATCGTCGTAAAAATTCCCCGCTGGCCCTTTGACAAGTTTACCGAGGCCGATCGAGAACTGGGCACGCAGATGAAAGCGACCGGAGAAGTAATGGCGATCGGCAGAAATTTCGAAAGCGCCCTAATGAAGGCCGTCCGTTCTTTAGAGATCGGTGCTTTGGCCCTTGATGAGGTGACTTACAGCGCTTTAAGCAATCAAGATTTGCTCAATCGATTAATGCCGGCGACCGACGAACGGCTCTTTATGATCGCCGATCTCCTAAGAAGAGGGGTGACGGTTAAAGCAATTCACAAGAGAAGCCGAATCGACAAATTTTTCTTGGACAAAATTCTTCATTTGATTGAAATCGAAAAAGAATTAAAAATGCATGTTAATGATTTCAAGATCCTCAAAAGCGCCAAAGAAAACGGTTTTCCCGATGCCGCGATTGCCCGTTATTGGCAGCTTGAAGAAAAAGAACTGCGTCATTTAAGAAAGAAGGCGGGCTTATCTCCGGTTTATAAGATGGTCGATACGGTGGCCGGCGAATTTGCTTCAAAAACTCCCTACTATTATTCAACCTATGAAACGGAAAACGAATCCTTGAAAGAAAAGCGGCCGAGTGTTCTGGTACTCGGTTCCGGACCGATCAGAATCGGTCAGGGCGTGGAATTCGATTACGCCACGGTCCATTGCGTCAAGGCGATTCAAAAAGCCGGTTACAAAGCAATTGTGATTAATTCCAATCCGGAAACTGTTTCAACCGATTTTTCCGTTTCCGACAAGCTCTACTTCGAACCATTGACCTTAGAAGATGTCTTAAACGTTGTCGATTTAGAACAGCCGCTGGGCGTCGTGGTCCAGTTCGGCGGACAAACCGCGATCAATCTGGCCGGGCGTTTGGAAGATAACGGCGTCAACTTGTTGGGCACCAGCTTAAAGGATATCAACCGCTCCGAGGATCGAGAGGACTTCAACCGGGTGATTAAAAAACTCGGCCTGTCCCAGCCCTTTGGAAAAACCGCGACGACGGTCACCCAGGCCCTGTCTGCAGCCGAAGAGGTCGGCTATCCGCTTTTAATCCGGCCTTCTTATGTCCTGGGCGGTCGGGCAATGGAAATCGTGACAAACAAACAAGACCTATCCGGCTATATGAAAAGAGCCGTGAAGGTTTCTTTAAAGCACCCGGTTTTAATCGATTCTTATTTAACCGGTCGGGAGGCGGAAATCGATCTATTAAGCGACGGGCAGACGGTTGTCGTTCCTGGTATCATGGAGCACATCGAACGGGCCGGAGTTCATTCCGGCGATTCGATGTCTGTTTATCCGGCTCAGTACTTAAGCCAGGAAGTACAAAGACAGATGCTGGATGCGGCCTTTAAACTAGCCAAGGAACTCCATACGATCGGTTTGATGAATGTTCAATTTGTGATTCACGATCAACGGGCCTATGTAATCGAAGTCAATCCCAGGGCCTCCAGAACGCTTCCCTTTATTTCCAAAGCAACCGATCTGCCCCTGGCCCAATTAGCGACGCGGGTCATGCTTGGCGAAAAATTAGCCGACCTGGGTTTTAAGAGCGGTTTGTTGGCACCCAAAAAACTTGTCTATGTGAAGGCCCCGGTCTTTTCCTTTAACAAATTGCCTAAAGTCGATTCTTCTTTGGGACCGGAAATGAAATCGACCGGTGAAGTTATGGGCGTTGATCAAAACCTGGCCAAGGCCCTCTATAAGGCTTTTGTGGCGGCCGGTTTTAAAATCTACGAGCATGGCAATGTCCTCTTTACAATTGCCGATCGGGATAAAAAAGAAGCCCTTGACCTGGCCAGACGTTTTGATCAATTGGGCTATGTCCTTTGGGCAACGGCCGGTACCGGCAGCTTTCTGCGTGAAAAGCATTTACCGGTCAGGCAGCTGGGAAAGATAGCCGAAGGCCAACTAAACCCCGTCACAGCCATGCGTCAGGGCAAATTGCAAATTGTCATTAACCGACTAAAAACCGATGAAGCCTTGGAGTCCGATGGCCAGGCCATCAGGGCCGCTGCGATTGAAAACGGCGTTCCGCTCTTTACCTCATTGGATACGGTAGCAGCCTTTTTGCAGGTTCTTGAAAGTAGATCCTTCAATGTTTCACCAATTAAGAAAGGAGATCAATCATGAGCAAGACTGTTTTTATCGCTTTGGATTTTCCGAGCTTAGAAACTGCTTTTGATTTTCTGAACAAATTTCCTAATCATGAAAAACCATCCGTTAAAGTTGGTATGGAACTTTTTTATGCCGAAGGGCCGAAAATTATTCAACAGTTAAGAGAGAAAGGTTACGAAGTTTTTCTTGATTTGAAACTATACGATATTCCTCATACAGTGGCCGCAGCAGTTAAGTCTTTGCTTGCTTTGGATGTTCAATACTTAACGATTCATGGCCTCGGCGGATTAAAAATGATGGAAGCAGCCGTAGATGCAGCGGCAGGCAAATTAAAATTGTTAGCTGTTACCCAACTGACCTCTGTGAGTGAGAATGAAATGCGGAATACTCAATTGACCAGGGCGACTGTTGAACAATCTGTGAAGCATCTAGCACAACTGGCCTTGCAGGCAGGAGTTGATGGAACGATTTCCTCGCCTTTGGAAACAAGGATAATTACTCAAGCAACACCAGGAGATTTTTTAAAAATTACACCGGGAATTCGCTTGTCCGGTGATCAAAAAAGTGATCAAGCCCGCATTACAACACCAAAAAAAGCCAAGGAATTTGGAGCAAGCGGACTGGTTGTCGGCCGGCCAATTACTCAGGCAGCAGACCCCTTAGCTGTTTATCGAAAAATTTTGGAGGAATTTGAATAATGGAAATAAACTACTCAAAAAAAGTTGCTAACGATCTGCTTGACATATCGGCAGTTAAATTTTCACCGGAAGACCCTTTTACCTGGGCTTCTGGAATTATTAGTCCAATTTATACGGATAATCGTATGACGATTGGTTATCCCACTATTCGCGAAAATATTGCTGATGGTCTGTCGAAACTGATTATTGCCAATTATCCTGACGTTGAAATCATTGGCGGAGTCGCGACGGCTGGAATTCCTCATGCCGCTTTTGTTGCTGATCGAATGAATAAGCCAATGATCTATGTTCGTTCAAAAGCCAAAGATCATGGCTCCAAACGTCAAATAGAAGGGGCTCAAGTTGATAACAAAAAACTTGTTTTAATTGATGATTTGATCTCAACCGGAGGTTCTGTATTGGCAGCAGCTCGGACTGCTCAGGAAGCTGGCGCAAATGTGCTTGGAATTGTATCGATTTTTTCCTATGAATTGGCAGCTGCTGAAAAAAATTTTGACGAAGTCGGTTTGAATTTTAAATCATTAACAACTTATTCCCAATTAATCGAAGCAGCAATTGATCGTGGTGAATTGAAAAAAACTCAAATTGAAACTTTGCGTGAGTGGCAAAAAGATCCAAATAGCTGGAGGAGTTAAAAATGGACTATACAACAAAAATTGCTAATCAGGTTTTTCATCATTTATTTATTAACGCAGCTGGTGTTTACTGCCAAACAGTTGAAGAGCTGGAACAAATTCAAAATGCTCCCTGTGCTGGGGCAGTCATTACCAAATCTGCGACTGCCAAAGAGAGGATAGGCAATTCCGAACCCCGCTATTTTGGAAACTCTGTTGAGCACAACACAATAAATTCGATGGGTTTGCCTAATCTTGGAATTGATTATTATTTGAATTATGTTTTAAAACACAGTTTGAAATTGCCGACGCTTTTCTCGATTGTCGGTCTTTGTCAAAAAGAAATCATCGATAATTTAAAAAAATTACAAGCCAGCGATTTTTCCGGTCTGACCGAATTAAATTTGTCTTGTCCCAACGTTGCCGGAAAGCCACAAATTGCTTATGACTTTGCTGCTACAAGGGAAATTTTAGACAATGTTTTTGCTTTTTATTCAAAGCCGCTTGGTGTTAAACTTCCACCCTATTTCGATATTGCACATTTTGATCAAATTGCCGCCATCTTGAATGATTATCCCTTGGCTTATGTTAATGCGATTAATTCGGTTGGTAATGGACTTGTAATTGATCCAGAAACAGATACGGTTGTGATTAAACCCAAAGATGGTTTTGGCGGATTAGGTGGGAAACAAATCAAAGCTACTGCTTTGGCAAATGTTAGGGCTTTGCGCCAACGCCTCCATCCACAGGTTAAAATTATCGCTACCGGTGGAGTAACTAATGGTAGAGACGTTTATGATCATCTTTTATGCGGAGCCGACCTGGTTTCGGTTGGTTCTCAATTAGGAATCGAAGGACCGACGGTATTCGCTCGATTGGAAAAGGAACTTGAAGAAATTTTTGCTGATAAAGGAATTACTGATTTAAGACAAGTCAGGGGTAAGCTGAAATTAATTGCATAAATTCTCGACAAGGACCAAATATCCTGCTATCATATTGATCAGTGTGATTTTTTAAT of the Oenococcus sp. UCMA 16435 genome contains:
- a CDS encoding extracellular solute-binding protein gives rise to the protein MKKFAKIINLGAVSLTAAGIFSGTSLLFGRNAFAAQPYKGKTIKIGVWIGSDLEQTGLNKLIKGFEKKEGAKVTEKVYTNFQTQIQADFSARKAPDVFYMDSSLYPWFISQGVLAKLPKKQMQSTKFYKNLIDAFTSKGKLYGVPKDNSTLGLLVNKDMFKKVGVDPKTIPTSYSGLIKWLPGFQAKLNKAYGKGKVTAMTYDQDMARNLAIMIADGGKPIKKNGKANLASAKVVKNLDLYKKLVNTGAVATAKDLGSGDNGTAFGTGKVAMTEEGNWTYQVQKKQYKTNFEVLPMPTYQGKQRGMIFTVGWGENAESTNKKLDNAWIAYVTSKKEMSIWAKTVGVMPSRPDVAKAIKLTKDSNLDTWLKATKYSTVWQEGNTLTTINTSYQNFISDAMNGKMTIKQAMIKADKQANAAISNSK
- a CDS encoding sugar ABC transporter permease, which encodes MASNVGYRKQPKAGKKRRNRETRQAYLFLTPALIIIIMFFVAAIAFALFMSFNKVNMFSQQFKFIGFKNYLNAFSDKVALKALSNTALFSFIVVPLQTLIALVIAYGLSSRAVKFKKTFRLIYFLPTLTSSAALTLIFMFIFNIAGPLNNFFMSIDLYSKPINFLQNPAYSLKVIMVMNIWSTVPTYMTIYLASLVDLPESFYEAAEMDGATSWDKLRYITVPYLRPITTYVLLTGIIGTFQMFDQAFIFSNGSGGPNNSTLTLALMIYNYAFGSLNTMGYACALAILLTIIIFVVSRLAEKINGGNGLQ
- a CDS encoding carbohydrate ABC transporter permease, with translation MREKSKILKTILYIVLILYAVITFYPFLWALAASFKPLKEIVSGDPSIIPKHATLASYEYIFGASSLFTRWFINSVIVSTVGTVINIFLNTMAGYALARLDFPGRQRIYYAFLAFMMVPVQVLLIPNFLILSKMGLLDTLTSLVLPAAINIGNIFMMRQFFLSFPKDIEEAAEVDGLGRFATFFRIVMPLARPSIATQAVFTFMGFWNNFMAPMLYISTPSKYTLTLGLQTFVSQQSGIRWDHSMAASIISILPIIVLYIIFNGYFLQGVRMDGEK
- a CDS encoding LacI family transcriptional regulator, giving the protein MNKKITIKNVAQAANVSVATVSHVLNNYPDISEKTKRKVNQVVERLGYLPNIAARSLAYKKQKTIALILNEIDISKKVSLPAEVSLGVFDFCDEIAAQYVFYATTLKEQKEKSFKQFCQEHNITGAVVQGLKITDPYYEEIQSTDFPTVLIDLENNNPKIGSIGIDNRAAGMEITDFLIDNGHRQIGMINGSKYASVSLQRQLGYQDALTKHSIAINKELVEFADFSESLAYEKTKRLLSLHPEITAIFSASDLMALGVIKAAKELGRVLPKDLSVFAFDNIAVSEFLFPSLSTVEQNMRGVAYQAAKLLDDIIDNNHDHSWNVKSDYELVIRESVIHRFKTIS
- a CDS encoding DUF4044 domain-containing protein; its protein translation is MAQTRKQEIRKQIRRAQNKPTPEEILAQRSLIARRRVADTSAKSKKKSRFDYITITMAILMATITVFGIVIGLLTVF
- a CDS encoding aspartate carbamoyltransferase catalytic subunit; amino-acid sequence: MANVFVNINDLSNQELLTMIHQALLFKSGQFLPVINQQVVANLFFENSTRTATSFQMAEMKLGYQRIVIDPNKSSATKGESLEDTLKTLKAIGVDTVVIRHSLRDWYQPFYEMAGKEIPKLINAGDGNGQHPSQSLLDLMTIIEHFENFAGLRVRIVGDIYHSRVARSNAEILNRLGVEVTFSGPKEWQDQSLEQFGSFVDFDEDLKKQDVIMLLRVQHERLTDKENDNFTIDKYHERYGLTKDRYQKLKSNAIIMHPAPVNRGVEIDSDLVEADKSRIFQQMKNGVYARMAILNSLTIPSLMSGVRK
- a CDS encoding dihydroorotase, producing the protein MNSTLIKNAQILVGENSLIKRDLLIEKGKISAVADKLSNKADFIVDAKDALLLPGLIDVHVHFREPGSPEKETIASGSRAAARGGFTTVFAMPNLNPVVDNVEVFKQVQALNQRDGIIKIKQYAAISAGLAADKIDNISALAAVGAIAFTNDGKGVQNADTMYQAMRATLTAGKILVAHVEDNSLIHGGVINAGLTAEALGFPGATKLSETSQLARDLMIAKTTGAHYHVAHVSAAESVELIRIAKEHQINVTAEVSPHHLLLDDSMITNDNSLMKMNPPLRSPRDRAALLAGLLDGTIDIVATDHAPHTKEEKAQSILTAPNGVTGIETSFQLLYTHLVKPGIMSLRQLLKAMNRRPADIFSLKDVAREISVGEVADLALFDIQHLHEIKADEFASKASNSPFIGRKVYGQTERTWVNGQQVYVKGDEK